A genomic window from Thermodesulfobacteriota bacterium includes:
- a CDS encoding aminotransferase class V-fold PLP-dependent enzyme: MSEPAAFRALFPVTEHLCYLNHAGVAPISTRVACARRQATDECLAWGAFRYPRLLAGIEGARASAARLLGAAPAEVAFIKNTSEGVSHVALGYPWREGDAVVVPEGEFPANVYPWLSLERRGVRVLRVPAREGRLSLDDFRAALDQPGVRVLAVSSVEFETGFRNDLPALGQLCRERGIFFFVDAIQSLGCLPLEPEACGIHALAADAHKWLLGPEGIGVFYLAREVWDRLVPAEVGWNAVSAPLEFSRINFALRPDARKFECGSQETILVHGLGAALDLILEAGIGTIGRRVLETADLLAEGLSARGYRVLSSRQPAERSGIVAFAPRHGPAAVVERLASARVFAAARGRGVRVSPHFYNDRDDAARFFEALEDADS, from the coding sequence GTGTCCGAACCCGCCGCGTTTCGCGCGCTCTTTCCCGTAACCGAGCACCTGTGTTACCTCAACCACGCCGGCGTGGCGCCCATCTCCACGCGGGTGGCCTGCGCGCGGCGGCAGGCCACCGACGAGTGCCTGGCCTGGGGGGCCTTTCGCTACCCGCGCCTCCTGGCGGGGATCGAGGGGGCGCGGGCGAGCGCCGCGCGCCTCCTGGGGGCGGCGCCGGCCGAGGTGGCTTTCATCAAGAACACCTCCGAGGGGGTCTCCCACGTGGCCCTGGGCTACCCCTGGCGGGAGGGGGACGCGGTGGTCGTGCCCGAGGGGGAGTTTCCCGCCAACGTCTACCCCTGGCTGAGCCTGGAGCGCCGGGGGGTGCGGGTGCTTCGGGTCCCGGCCCGGGAGGGGCGCCTCTCCCTGGACGACTTCCGGGCGGCGCTGGACCAGCCCGGGGTGCGGGTGCTGGCGGTCTCCTCCGTGGAGTTCGAGACGGGCTTCCGCAACGACCTGCCCGCCCTGGGCCAGTTGTGCCGGGAGCGCGGGATCTTCTTCTTCGTGGACGCGATCCAGAGCCTGGGCTGCCTGCCCCTGGAGCCCGAGGCCTGCGGCATCCACGCCCTGGCCGCCGACGCGCACAAGTGGCTCCTGGGGCCGGAAGGGATCGGGGTCTTCTACCTGGCCCGGGAGGTCTGGGACCGGCTCGTGCCCGCCGAGGTGGGGTGGAACGCGGTCTCCGCCCCCCTGGAGTTCTCCCGCATCAACTTCGCGCTGCGCCCGGACGCCCGCAAGTTCGAGTGCGGCAGCCAGGAGACCATCCTCGTCCACGGTCTGGGCGCCGCCCTGGACCTGATCCTGGAGGCGGGCATCGGGACCATCGGCCGCAGGGTGCTGGAAACGGCCGACCTCCTGGCCGAGGGGCTCTCGGCCCGGGGCTACCGGGTGCTCTCCAGCCGGCAGCCAGCGGAGCGCAGCGGCATCGTGGCGTTTGCGCCCCGCCACGGGCCGGCGGCGGTGGTGGAGCGCCTGGCCTCGGCCCGGGTGTTTGCCGCCGCCCGGGGCCGGGGGGTGCGGGTGTCGCCCCACTTCTACAACGACCGGGATGACGCGGCCCGGTTCTTCGAGGCCCTCGAGGACGCGGATTCTTGA
- a CDS encoding CBS domain-containing protein, which produces MLVQKWVTPNPVTVTAATPITEASRPMKEHGMRHFPVLEGDTLALERVLEADHPDVPVHRGW; this is translated from the coding sequence ATGCTCGTCCAGAAGTGGGTGACCCCCAACCCGGTCACGGTGACCGCCGCCACCCCCATCACCGAGGCCTCCCGCCCCATGAAGGAGCACGGGATGCGCCACTTCCCGGTGCTGGAAGGCGACACCCTCGCCCTGGAGAGGGTGCTCGAGGCCGACCACCCCGACGTCCCGGTGCACCGCGGATGGTGA
- the gltX gene encoding glutamate--tRNA ligase, whose protein sequence is MPAVKTRFAPSPTGYLHIGGARTALFNYLYARRHGGTFVLRIEDTDRERSTEESTRAILDSMEWLGLHWDEGPYFQSRRTQTYLEHADRLLREGKAYRCDCPPELLDAKREAAVKTHGKAIYDGTCRDRTDVDPSRPHVVRFRAPRTGQTVVHDLLRGEVSFENADLDDLVLLRSDGGPMYNFVVVVDDILMGITHVIRGDDHLTNTPRQIQLYQALGSPLPQFAHVPMILGEDKKRLSKRHGATSVESYREAGYLPEAMVNFLVRLGWSHGDQEIFSLEELVRLFDLDGVGRSAGVFNADKLLWLNAHYIKECPAPRLQELVRPFLEARGYDISDQAKLGVLVEVLRARAPSLADFGVQAAPYYEREVALDADAARKFLTPESAPLLRELAGVFAAAPEWTPEVLEPPFRELAERRGLKIGKLAQPLRVAVTGSTASPGIFETVYLVGREWTLERLARAAELAEKG, encoded by the coding sequence ATGCCTGCCGTGAAGACCCGCTTTGCCCCCAGCCCCACCGGCTACCTCCACATCGGGGGCGCCCGCACGGCCCTGTTCAACTACCTCTACGCCCGCCGCCACGGGGGCACCTTCGTCCTGCGCATCGAGGATACCGACCGGGAGCGGTCCACCGAGGAGAGCACCCGGGCGATCCTCGACTCCATGGAGTGGCTGGGGCTGCACTGGGACGAGGGGCCCTACTTCCAGAGCCGCCGCACCCAGACCTACCTGGAGCACGCCGACCGGCTGCTGCGCGAAGGCAAGGCCTACCGCTGCGATTGCCCCCCGGAGCTCCTGGACGCCAAGCGGGAGGCGGCCGTCAAGACCCACGGCAAGGCGATCTACGACGGCACCTGCCGGGACCGCACCGACGTGGACCCCTCGCGCCCGCACGTGGTGCGCTTCCGGGCCCCCCGCACGGGGCAGACCGTGGTGCACGACCTCCTGCGGGGCGAGGTGTCCTTCGAGAACGCCGACCTGGACGACCTGGTGCTCCTGCGCTCCGACGGGGGGCCCATGTACAACTTCGTCGTGGTCGTGGACGACATCCTCATGGGAATCACCCACGTCATCCGGGGCGACGACCACCTGACCAACACCCCGCGCCAGATCCAGCTCTACCAGGCCCTGGGGAGCCCGCTTCCGCAGTTCGCCCACGTGCCCATGATCCTGGGGGAGGACAAGAAGCGGCTCTCCAAGCGCCACGGCGCCACGAGCGTGGAGAGCTACCGGGAGGCGGGGTACCTGCCCGAAGCCATGGTGAACTTCCTGGTGCGCCTGGGGTGGTCCCACGGGGACCAGGAGATCTTCTCCTTGGAGGAGCTGGTCCGCCTCTTCGACCTGGACGGCGTGGGGCGCTCCGCCGGGGTCTTCAACGCCGACAAGCTCCTGTGGCTCAACGCCCACTACATCAAGGAGTGCCCGGCCCCCAGGCTCCAGGAGCTGGTGCGCCCCTTCCTGGAGGCCCGGGGCTACGACATTTCCGACCAGGCCAAGCTCGGCGTGCTCGTGGAGGTGCTGCGCGCCCGGGCTCCCAGCCTGGCCGACTTCGGCGTCCAGGCCGCGCCCTACTACGAGCGGGAGGTGGCGCTGGACGCGGACGCCGCGCGCAAGTTCCTCACCCCCGAGTCCGCCCCGCTCCTGCGGGAGCTCGCCGGGGTCTTTGCGGCGGCCCCCGAGTGGACCCCCGAGGTTCTGGAGCCCCCCTTCCGGGAGCTCGCCGAGCGCCGGGGGCTCAAGATCGGCAAGCTCGCCCAGCCCCTGCGGGTGGCGGTGACCGGCTCCACTGCGAGCCCCGGGATCTTCGAGACCGTGTACCTCGTGGGGCGGGAGTGGACCCTGGAGCGCCTGGCCCGGGCCGCGGAGCTGGCGGAGAAGGGGTAG
- the xerD gene encoding site-specific tyrosine recombinase XerD: MSPAAPKPQRATDHGHRPPDHLGLFLDHLLVERGLSRNTVDAYARDVSAFLAFLAGAGCPETSRATGREVLAWLKAQRAQGLSPRTGARRVSALRSFYRFLVAEGLAEVSPLARLESPKLWKTLPRTLSPEETRAVVETPRPDGPQGLRDRAILELLYASGLRVSEVSDLTLDRVELSAGYVRPVGKGSKERVVPVGGRALEALRAYLYEGRPLLLKGRRNPHVFLNRFGRRLSRQSLWKLVKAASRAAGVSAETSPHTLRHSFATHLLEGGADLRSVQMMLGHADLATTQVYTHVTRKRLIELVRKHHPRG; this comes from the coding sequence GTGTCACCCGCAGCCCCCAAACCCCAACGGGCAACGGACCACGGACATCGTCCCCCTGACCACCTGGGCCTCTTCCTCGACCACCTCCTGGTGGAGCGGGGGCTCTCGCGAAACACCGTCGACGCCTACGCGCGGGACGTCTCGGCGTTTCTCGCCTTTCTCGCCGGCGCCGGCTGCCCCGAGACCTCCCGGGCGACCGGGCGTGAGGTGCTGGCGTGGCTCAAGGCCCAGCGGGCGCAAGGGCTCTCGCCCCGTACCGGCGCCCGGCGGGTCTCGGCGCTACGCAGCTTCTACCGCTTCCTCGTGGCAGAGGGCCTCGCCGAGGTGAGCCCGCTGGCCCGGCTGGAGTCTCCCAAGCTCTGGAAGACGCTGCCCCGCACCCTCTCCCCCGAGGAGACCCGCGCCGTGGTGGAGACCCCCCGGCCCGACGGCCCCCAGGGCCTGCGCGACCGGGCCATCCTGGAGCTCCTCTACGCCTCGGGGCTGCGGGTCTCGGAGGTCTCGGACCTGACCCTGGACCGGGTGGAGCTCTCGGCGGGCTACGTGCGGCCGGTGGGCAAGGGCTCGAAGGAGCGAGTGGTGCCGGTGGGAGGCCGGGCCCTGGAGGCCCTGCGGGCGTACTTGTACGAGGGCAGGCCCCTGCTCCTCAAGGGGCGGCGCAACCCCCACGTCTTCCTCAACCGCTTCGGCCGCCGCCTCTCCCGCCAGTCCCTCTGGAAGCTCGTGAAGGCCGCGAGCCGGGCGGCCGGCGTTTCCGCCGAGACGAGCCCCCACACCCTGCGCCACTCCTTTGCCACCCACCTCCTGGAAGGCGGGGCCGACCTGCGCAGCGTCCAGATGATGCTCGGCCACGCAGACCTGGCCACCACCCAGGTCTACACCCACGTCACCCGAAAGCGCCTGATCGAGCTCGTGCGCAAGCACCACCCCCGGGGGTAG
- a CDS encoding response regulator, whose product MSNPPKVLVVDDNPDNVELLAKRLAAAGYRTCEAYDGEEALARVAEEEPDLVILDVMMPKLDGFEVCRRLKTQEATRGIPVIMLTAKREVPDKIRGLDTGADDYVTKPFNPQELMARVRSLLNLRTIQEKRVTEEKLGALGQMAEGVAHEVRNPMVTIGGFARRIRDRLSEGDPLRDYAEHIIKEVERLENMVEEIVRFKALMIAPYEPVNLAQVVDAALAQRERQLEEGHIRIVREFAPDLPPLEGDRSNLVLAVGNVIQNALEAMEPGGTLTVALTAEGPRVRAGFTDTGCGIAKSELANVFDPFYTSKMTGAGMGLTMVHRIVTRHGGDVDIASRPGAGTTVTLWLPIRQEKTI is encoded by the coding sequence GTGAGCAACCCCCCCAAGGTCCTCGTGGTGGACGACAACCCTGACAACGTGGAGCTCCTGGCCAAGCGGCTCGCCGCCGCAGGGTACCGGACCTGCGAGGCCTACGACGGCGAGGAGGCCCTGGCGCGGGTGGCCGAGGAGGAGCCCGATCTCGTCATCCTCGACGTGATGATGCCCAAGCTTGACGGGTTCGAGGTGTGCCGGCGACTCAAGACCCAGGAGGCCACCCGGGGCATCCCCGTCATCATGCTCACCGCCAAGCGGGAGGTGCCCGACAAGATCCGCGGCCTCGACACGGGCGCCGACGACTACGTCACCAAGCCCTTCAACCCCCAGGAGCTCATGGCCCGGGTCCGGAGCCTCCTGAACCTGCGCACCATCCAGGAGAAGCGGGTCACGGAAGAAAAGCTCGGGGCCCTGGGGCAGATGGCCGAAGGCGTGGCCCACGAGGTGCGAAACCCCATGGTGACCATCGGGGGCTTCGCCCGGCGCATCCGCGACCGTCTCTCCGAGGGAGACCCCCTGCGGGACTATGCCGAGCACATCATCAAGGAGGTCGAGCGCCTGGAGAACATGGTGGAGGAGATCGTCCGGTTCAAGGCGCTGATGATCGCTCCCTACGAGCCGGTGAACCTGGCGCAGGTCGTGGACGCGGCCCTGGCGCAACGGGAAAGACAGCTGGAGGAAGGGCACATCCGGATCGTGCGCGAGTTCGCTCCGGACCTGCCCCCCCTCGAAGGGGACCGGAGCAACCTGGTGCTGGCCGTGGGCAACGTGATCCAGAACGCCCTGGAGGCCATGGAGCCCGGCGGCACCCTCACGGTGGCCCTGACCGCCGAGGGCCCGCGGGTGCGCGCAGGCTTCACCGACACCGGGTGCGGCATCGCCAAGTCCGAGCTCGCCAACGTCTTCGACCCCTTCTACACGTCGAAGATGACCGGCGCGGGCATGGGCCTCACCATGGTCCACCGCATCGTCACCCGCCACGGGGGCGACGTGGACATCGCCAGCCGCCCCGGCGCCGGCACCACCGTCACCCTCTGGCTCCCGATCCGGCAGGAAAAAACGATTTGA
- a CDS encoding response regulator, whose amino-acid sequence MKATVLVVEDNDDNRALVVKVLGRQGYRVLEATSGEQALEVAARERPDLVLMDLNLAGMSGFDATRRLKADPELGRVPVVALTAYAMVGDRERALEAGCDGYLSKPVDVRKLPGQVESYLQERPS is encoded by the coding sequence ATGAAGGCCACCGTCCTGGTGGTGGAAGACAACGACGACAACCGGGCCCTGGTGGTGAAGGTGCTCGGCCGCCAGGGCTACCGGGTGCTCGAGGCCACGAGCGGCGAGCAGGCCCTGGAGGTGGCGGCCCGCGAGCGGCCCGACCTGGTCCTGATGGATTTGAACCTCGCGGGCATGAGCGGCTTCGACGCGACCCGCCGCCTCAAGGCCGACCCGGAGCTGGGACGGGTGCCGGTGGTGGCGCTCACTGCCTACGCCATGGTAGGGGACCGGGAGCGGGCGCTGGAGGCCGGGTGCGACGGGTACCTCTCCAAGCCGGTGGACGTGCGCAAGCTCCCCGGCCAGGTGGAGAGCTACCTGCAGGAAAGGCCGTCGTGA